The following proteins are encoded in a genomic region of Struthio camelus isolate bStrCam1 chromosome 3, bStrCam1.hap1, whole genome shotgun sequence:
- the BMP2 gene encoding bone morphogenetic protein 2, protein MVAATRCLLALLLCQVLLGGAAGLMPEVGRRRFSEPGRAASAAQRPEDLLSEFELRLLHMFGLKRRPSPGKDVVIPPYMLDLYRLHAGQQLGQPPALGYPLERAASRANTVRSFHHEEVLEELPETSGKTARRFFFNLTSIPNEESVTSAELQIFRKQVHGASENNSSYHHRINIYEIIKPATATSKDPVTRLLDTRLVHHNASKWESFDVTPAVMRWIAHGQPNHGFVVEVVHLDKENSASKRHVRISRSLHQDEDSWSQLRPLLVTFGHDGKGHPLHKREKRQAKHKQRKRHKYSCKRHPLYVDFNDVGWNDWIVAPPGYSAFYCHGECPFPLADHLNSTNHAIVQTLVNSVNSKIPKACCVPTELSAISMLYLDENEKVVLKNYQDMVVEGCGCR, encoded by the exons ATGGTTGCCGCCACCCGCTGCCTCCTGgcgctgctgctctgccaggtgctgctgggcggcgcggccggcctcATGCCGGAGGTGGGCCGGCGGCGCTTcagcgagccgggccgggccgcctcggcgGCGCAGCGCCCCGAGGACCTGCTCAGCGAGTTCGAGCTGCGCCTGCTCCACATGTTCGGGCTCAAGCGGCGGCCCAGCCCCGGCAAGGACGTCGTCATCCCCCCCTACATGCTGGACCTCTACCGCCTGCACGcgggccagcagctggggcagccgcccgccctcGGCTACCCGCTCGAGAGGGCCGCCAGCCGCGCCAACACCGTCCGCAGCTTCCACCacgaag AAGTTTTGGAAGAACTGCCAGAAACAAGTGGGAAAACAGCACGGCGTTTCTTCTTTAATTTAACTTCCATCCCTAATGAGGAGTCTGTCACCTCAGCTGAACTCCAGATTTTTCGGAAACAGGTGCACGGAGCCTCTGAGAACAACAGCAGCTACCATCACCGtattaatatttatgaaattaTAAAGCCAGCCACAGCCACCTCTAAGGACCCTGTCACAAGACTTTTGGACACCAGGTTGGTGCATCATAATGCAAGTAAATGGGAAAGTTTTGATGTAACGCCAGCTGTAATGAGGTGGATTGCACATGGACAACCTAATCATGGGTTTGTGGTAGAGGTGGTTCACTTGGACAAAGAGAACAGTGCCTCCAAGAGGCACGTTAGGATTAGCAGGTCTTTACATCAGGATGAAGATAGCTGGTCTCAGCTCAGGCCATTATTAGTAACGTTTGGGCATGATGGCAAGGGACACCCGCTTCATAAAAGAGAAAAGCGTCAAGCGAAACACAAACAGCGTAAACGCCACAAATACAGTTGCAAAAGGCATCCGTTATATGTGGACTTCAATGATGTGGGGTGGAATGACTGGATTGTTGCCCCACCGGGGTATAGTGCCTTTTACTGCCATGGGGAATGTCCTTTTCCACTGGCAGATCATCTAAACTCAACAAACCATGCCATTGTTCAGACTTTGGTCAATTCAGTGAATTCCAAAATCCCTAAGGCTTGCTGTGTGCCGACAGAACTGAGTGCTATTTCCATGCTCTACCTTGATGAGAATGAAAAAGTTGTATTAAAGAACTATCAAGATATGGTTGTGGAGGGTTGTGGGTGCCGCTAA